Proteins encoded together in one Corynebacterium liangguodongii window:
- a CDS encoding DUF5926 family protein, with protein MAKKNRKRADTADLPEGMSRRQAKLAARAAERAALQKDPRPFAGLAAEADLIALQEFVPSAVARLEVAGEPVNIVTVLPGAGAALRRSEEDGAERFVALQVASRTHNPGRDLAYALHWVLSAEPGETLQSTAADGTQPELGSLIDASATLQITEHDDFSWWFPQGAAIPAEVRQALANANDAVIPSTQIKADVPGSIWWVNPGGGKGHIRWVRTDDNENRILAALARIAARGELSVGEGSKFAGVFRTHGVAVPVWDVDPAVDAASYAGALQELETKIAAEYDNDAQLSADERKQLDNIKSRQVTI; from the coding sequence ATGGCCAAGAAGAACCGCAAGAGAGCTGACACCGCGGACCTGCCCGAGGGGATGAGTCGCCGCCAGGCCAAACTTGCCGCCCGCGCCGCCGAGCGCGCGGCCCTGCAGAAGGATCCCCGCCCGTTCGCCGGGCTCGCCGCGGAGGCGGACCTCATCGCGCTGCAGGAGTTCGTTCCCTCCGCCGTGGCACGGCTCGAGGTTGCCGGCGAGCCCGTTAACATTGTGACGGTCCTGCCCGGGGCGGGCGCTGCGTTGCGACGCTCCGAGGAAGACGGCGCCGAGCGCTTCGTCGCCCTCCAGGTCGCATCCCGCACCCACAACCCGGGCCGCGATCTCGCTTACGCGCTGCACTGGGTGCTCTCGGCAGAGCCGGGGGAGACGCTCCAATCCACGGCCGCCGACGGCACCCAGCCCGAGCTGGGCTCGCTTATCGACGCCTCCGCCACCCTCCAGATCACCGAGCACGACGATTTTTCCTGGTGGTTCCCGCAAGGCGCTGCCATCCCCGCCGAGGTGCGCCAAGCTCTTGCGAATGCGAACGACGCGGTCATCCCCTCGACGCAGATCAAGGCCGACGTTCCCGGTTCCATCTGGTGGGTCAACCCCGGCGGCGGCAAGGGGCACATCCGCTGGGTGCGCACCGACGATAACGAAAACCGAATCCTCGCGGCGCTCGCCCGCATCGCCGCGCGCGGCGAGCTCAGCGTCGGGGAGGGCAGCAAGTTCGCCGGGGTGTTTCGCACCCACGGTGTCGCGGTGCCGGTGTGGGACGTCGATCCGGCCGTCGATGCGGCCTCCTACGCCGGTGCGCTCCAGGAGCTGGAGACGAAGATCGCTGCCGAGTACGACAATGACGCCCAGCTCAGCGCCGATGAGCGCAAGCAGCTCGACAACATCAAGTCGCGGCAGGTGACGATTTAG
- a CDS encoding glycerophosphodiester phosphodiesterase family protein — MTILASNSNDHLQDPLIVAHRGASGLYPELTFQAFNEALKMPIHGIECDVRLTRDGELIVFHDPILSRTTNGRGRVSATDYADLRTLNAGTKDNPQRIMRLAELLELMQDYPDKHIYIETKHPTRYGPEVDEQTLRVLHYAGLRESERVHLISFSHRAMRYFTEFAPELETFYLFRLREKKWNRGNHMLSRPYGVGPALSHLQAKRELLGFRGLRTYTWTVNLPKQMLWCRDNGVDVFATDLPQLAMETFAKHPVATTMVG, encoded by the coding sequence GTGACCATCCTGGCGAGCAATTCCAACGATCACCTGCAAGATCCCCTCATCGTTGCGCACCGCGGGGCGTCCGGGCTCTACCCGGAGCTGACCTTCCAGGCGTTCAACGAGGCGCTGAAGATGCCCATCCACGGAATCGAGTGCGACGTTCGCCTCACCCGCGACGGCGAGCTCATCGTGTTCCACGACCCGATCCTGAGCCGCACAACCAATGGGCGTGGGCGTGTCTCCGCGACGGATTACGCTGACCTGCGCACGCTCAACGCCGGGACGAAGGACAACCCGCAGCGGATCATGCGGCTCGCCGAGCTGCTCGAGCTCATGCAGGATTACCCGGACAAGCACATCTACATCGAGACCAAGCACCCCACCCGCTACGGCCCGGAGGTCGACGAGCAGACCCTGCGCGTTTTGCACTACGCGGGCCTGCGCGAATCGGAGCGCGTACACCTTATCTCTTTTTCCCACCGTGCGATGCGCTACTTCACTGAGTTCGCGCCCGAGTTGGAGACCTTCTACCTTTTCCGGCTGCGCGAGAAGAAGTGGAACAGGGGCAATCACATGCTCTCGCGGCCTTATGGCGTAGGCCCGGCGCTGTCTCACCTGCAGGCGAAGCGGGAGCTGCTGGGGTTCCGTGGGCTGAGGACCTACACGTGGACCGTCAACCTGCCGAAGCAGATGCTGTGGTGCCGCGACAACGGTGTCGACGTTTTCGCCACTGACTTGCCGCAGCTGGCGATGGAGACGTTTGCGAAGCACCCAGTGGCCACCACCATGGTCGGGTAG
- a CDS encoding alpha/beta-hydrolase family protein has protein sequence MAMRFSLISALRERIQEAPPIDQAIAEAKKRNSFRRLGILAGPLFAVEVWADLTPGLRLRGLRRLPSNYGAGVLGAEAATWGAISPSLMPHSWWAVAANVAICQGAGHLAGSLTNQTLARIIRSSPAGKNDRAERVAEGANTALHWAMSAATVAAFVQSTRRHAAQVEMVDGQARNKQSNAVIGVALGTLGYGTLLALGEALQAVVDTAAEVFGRRLPPVTSWPLAIIAAGAGVSIFTDRLVIRRFLSRAYKRAEELDRQFLPGADRPHEPERSGSPASEESWDKMGRQGRAVVAGGPRKRDIEEVTGRDAKEPIRIFIGLGRDRDVEDAYEEMVDAALREMDRTHAWARRRIAVMSAAGTGWINDFLTSGFEFVGGGDTAIVAMQYSYLPSAFSYLADRESPVRSSRLLIEAISDRLDEIPEQERPTLYIAGESLGAYGVSDAFDNVEDFLRRVGGGVVTGVPGFARNHRELTAARDEGSPQRLPVVDGGRNIRFCAHPDHLLHDFAGRPYANEWEAPRAVFAQHASDPVVWWDWALAYRAPDWLKEPGSRGVPAPKAQRLDVPATMRWAPFITFWQVGVDQLASQDYVSPHGHNYHDEAVAYWAGVLGIDLDAEELRRISQWIHQDATKLRHAGSKRKRPSY, from the coding sequence ATGGCTATGCGCTTTTCCCTGATATCCGCCCTGCGCGAACGCATCCAAGAGGCCCCGCCCATCGACCAGGCGATCGCGGAGGCGAAGAAGCGCAATTCGTTTCGACGCCTAGGCATCCTCGCCGGGCCACTGTTCGCCGTCGAGGTGTGGGCCGACCTCACGCCGGGGCTGCGCCTGCGGGGGCTGCGCCGCCTGCCCAGCAACTACGGCGCCGGGGTGCTCGGGGCGGAGGCGGCGACCTGGGGGGCCATCTCGCCCTCGCTCATGCCGCACAGCTGGTGGGCAGTGGCCGCCAACGTCGCCATCTGCCAGGGGGCAGGCCACCTCGCGGGGAGCCTGACCAACCAAACCCTCGCCAGGATCATCCGCTCCAGCCCGGCGGGCAAGAACGATCGAGCCGAGCGCGTGGCGGAGGGGGCAAACACCGCCTTGCACTGGGCAATGAGCGCGGCCACCGTCGCGGCATTCGTGCAGTCCACCCGCCGCCACGCCGCGCAGGTGGAGATGGTCGACGGCCAAGCGCGCAACAAGCAGTCCAACGCCGTGATCGGCGTCGCGCTGGGCACACTGGGCTACGGCACGCTCTTGGCGCTCGGCGAGGCGCTCCAGGCAGTCGTCGATACGGCGGCCGAGGTCTTTGGCCGCCGCCTGCCGCCCGTGACCTCGTGGCCGCTGGCCATCATCGCCGCCGGGGCGGGCGTCAGCATATTCACGGACCGCCTGGTCATCCGCCGCTTCCTCTCCCGCGCCTACAAGCGCGCCGAGGAGCTCGACCGTCAATTCCTCCCCGGCGCGGACCGCCCGCACGAGCCGGAACGCTCCGGCTCCCCCGCCTCCGAGGAGTCCTGGGACAAGATGGGGCGCCAGGGACGCGCGGTCGTCGCCGGGGGGCCGCGCAAGCGCGACATCGAAGAGGTCACGGGGCGCGACGCCAAGGAGCCCATCCGTATCTTCATCGGGCTCGGCCGCGACCGCGACGTTGAGGACGCCTACGAAGAGATGGTGGACGCCGCACTGAGGGAGATGGACCGCACCCACGCCTGGGCGCGCCGCCGCATCGCGGTGATGTCCGCGGCGGGCACGGGCTGGATCAACGACTTCCTCACCTCGGGCTTCGAGTTCGTCGGCGGGGGCGATACCGCGATCGTGGCCATGCAGTATTCCTACCTTCCCTCGGCATTTTCCTACCTCGCCGACAGGGAGTCCCCCGTGCGCTCCTCCCGCCTCCTCATCGAGGCCATTAGCGACCGCCTCGATGAGATCCCCGAGCAGGAGCGCCCCACCCTCTATATCGCGGGGGAATCGCTCGGCGCCTACGGCGTCTCGGACGCGTTCGACAACGTCGAAGACTTTCTCCGCCGCGTGGGCGGCGGGGTGGTTACAGGGGTGCCAGGCTTCGCGCGCAACCACAGAGAGCTAACGGCGGCGCGCGACGAGGGCAGCCCGCAGCGCCTGCCCGTTGTCGATGGCGGGCGCAACATCCGGTTCTGCGCGCACCCAGACCACCTCCTCCACGACTTCGCGGGCCGGCCCTACGCGAACGAGTGGGAAGCGCCGCGTGCGGTTTTCGCCCAGCACGCCTCCGACCCGGTGGTGTGGTGGGATTGGGCGCTGGCCTACCGAGCGCCCGATTGGCTCAAGGAGCCGGGTTCGCGCGGGGTGCCCGCCCCTAAAGCCCAGCGCCTCGACGTACCGGCGACCATGCGGTGGGCGCCGTTTATCACGTTCTGGCAGGTCGGGGTGGACCAGCTCGCCTCCCAGGACTACGTCTCCCCCCACGGGCACAACTACCACGACGAGGCCGTGGCGTACTGGGCGGGCGTGCTCGGCATCGACCTTGACGCCGAGGAGCTCCGCCGCATCAGCCAGTGGATTCACCAGGACGCCACGAAGCTGCGCCACGCGGGCAGCAAGCGAAAGCGGCCCAGCTATTAG
- the msrA gene encoding peptide-methionine (S)-S-oxide reductase MsrA, whose protein sequence is MGFLFGTTPELVDASRALPGRPEPVLAHPRPHAVLGTPITGPWRDGQGRVLVGLGCFWGVEKLYWQMEGVESTSVGYGGGITPNPTYREVCTGMTNHVELVEVVYDPARITLKELVKAGLEAHDPTQGFRQGNDVGTQYRSAFYTDSEDDAELVRGWVAAYGEQLAGAGLGPITTEVRAGVDYYLAEDEHQQYLHKVPGGYCPHHSTGIACGI, encoded by the coding sequence ATGGGATTCCTTTTTGGCACAACGCCCGAGCTTGTCGACGCCTCACGTGCCCTCCCGGGCCGGCCCGAGCCCGTGCTGGCTCACCCCCGCCCGCACGCGGTGCTCGGCACCCCTATTACGGGGCCGTGGCGTGACGGGCAGGGGCGCGTCCTCGTTGGGCTTGGGTGCTTCTGGGGCGTCGAGAAGCTGTACTGGCAGATGGAGGGCGTTGAGTCAACCTCGGTGGGCTACGGCGGGGGAATCACGCCGAACCCGACGTACCGCGAGGTGTGCACGGGGATGACGAACCACGTCGAGCTCGTCGAGGTGGTCTACGACCCCGCGAGGATCACGCTCAAGGAGCTCGTCAAAGCCGGCCTTGAGGCCCACGACCCTACCCAGGGCTTCCGCCAGGGCAACGACGTGGGCACCCAGTACCGCTCCGCCTTCTACACCGACAGCGAGGACGACGCTGAGCTCGTCCGCGGTTGGGTGGCGGCCTACGGCGAGCAGCTTGCGGGCGCGGGGCTGGGCCCGATCACGACCGAGGTGCGCGCCGGGGTGGACTACTACCTCGCCGAAGACGAGCACCAGCAGTACCTGCACAAGGTGCCGGGCGGCTACTGTCCGCACCACTCCACGGGCATCGCCTGCGGGATTTAG
- a CDS encoding superoxide dismutase yields MAVYELPDLPYAYDALEPYISAEIMELHHSKHHANYVKGANAALEALEAERNGEANPDTLRALTKNLAFNLGGHTNHSIFWKNMAPNAGGAPTGAIAEAIDRDFGSFEKFQAHFEGIANGLQGSGWAVLGYDHIAGRLIIEQLTDQQGNISVDFTPLLMLDMWEHAFYLQYKNVKADYVKAWWNVVNWDDVNERFASASK; encoded by the coding sequence ATGGCTGTCTACGAGCTTCCCGACCTGCCCTACGCTTACGATGCGCTCGAGCCCTACATCTCGGCCGAGATCATGGAGCTGCACCACTCCAAGCACCACGCCAACTACGTCAAGGGTGCCAACGCCGCACTCGAGGCGCTTGAGGCGGAGCGTAACGGCGAGGCCAACCCCGACACGCTGCGGGCGTTGACCAAGAACCTCGCATTTAACCTGGGTGGCCACACCAACCACTCCATCTTCTGGAAGAACATGGCACCGAACGCCGGCGGCGCTCCCACCGGCGCGATCGCCGAGGCGATCGACCGCGACTTCGGTTCCTTCGAGAAGTTCCAGGCCCACTTCGAGGGCATTGCTAACGGCCTGCAGGGCTCCGGCTGGGCGGTGCTTGGCTACGACCACATCGCCGGCCGCCTCATCATTGAGCAGCTCACCGATCAGCAGGGCAACATCTCCGTTGACTTCACCCCGCTGCTCATGCTCGATATGTGGGAGCACGCGTTCTACCTGCAGTACAAGAACGTCAAGGCGGACTACGTCAAGGCGTGGTGGAACGTTGTCAACTGGGACGATGTCAACGAGCGCTTCGCTTCCGCGTCCAAGTAA
- a CDS encoding TM0106 family RecB-like putative nuclease has product MTSTAGSGDAASPFLIRAADLVGCRFRLRQRFDHPDYPAPPDAVARQEQVEAGREAVLRALPAPGAGFARVDIAPGRDPEQAERATREAMGTGAHVITGGVLTGRVGGVDVVSEVDILVRVGRGRYAPVMVSNHRVARASTSGSARFVPTSRLGRGAPVETGARLRHHTVDGYRLALAHLLLGELADGRAGLVGQDRTRAYVLEPARFVPALLSALRVPVPEEPRRVKQCASCRFWPLCEPRLCELDEISLVLPGGRADGLRQRGIDTVQSLIDAHVGEPSDLARAWRAGIPVLKRTGAPSRVPRADVEIDIDMEAYLDQGAYLWGAYDGEVYRAFVTWQEVGGAAEEANFAAFWEWLMSTRSRARAEGRTFAAYCYAAGGENYWMKSSARRFGGVDEDEVAAFIASEEWVDVFAYVRRELVGTDGLGLKVLGPVVGYEWDDDGIDGERSVALRRAARLGDEEAREQLLRYNEGDCKATRAVRQFLAAGAPGVPLIGA; this is encoded by the coding sequence ATGACTTCTACGGCGGGATCCGGCGACGCCGCCTCGCCCTTCCTTATCCGCGCGGCGGACCTGGTGGGCTGCCGATTCCGGCTGCGGCAGCGCTTCGACCACCCCGACTACCCGGCGCCGCCCGACGCGGTGGCCCGCCAGGAGCAGGTCGAGGCGGGCCGGGAGGCGGTGCTGCGCGCGCTGCCGGCGCCCGGAGCGGGGTTCGCGCGGGTCGACATCGCTCCGGGCCGCGACCCCGAGCAGGCGGAACGCGCAACGCGGGAGGCGATGGGCACGGGCGCGCACGTGATCACGGGCGGCGTCCTCACCGGCCGGGTCGGCGGGGTCGATGTCGTCTCGGAGGTCGATATCCTCGTGCGTGTGGGGCGGGGGCGCTACGCGCCGGTGATGGTGTCTAACCATCGGGTGGCCAGGGCGTCGACAAGCGGGAGTGCCCGCTTCGTGCCCACGAGCCGCCTCGGGCGTGGGGCGCCTGTGGAGACGGGGGCGAGGCTGCGCCACCACACGGTCGACGGCTACCGCCTCGCGCTCGCGCACCTGCTGCTCGGGGAGCTCGCCGATGGCCGCGCCGGGCTCGTCGGGCAGGACCGCACCCGCGCCTACGTCCTCGAGCCCGCCCGTTTCGTCCCCGCGCTGCTCTCCGCGCTGCGCGTGCCGGTCCCGGAGGAGCCGCGGCGCGTCAAACAGTGCGCGTCGTGCCGCTTCTGGCCGCTGTGCGAGCCGCGGTTGTGCGAGCTCGATGAGATCTCGCTGGTGCTGCCCGGCGGGAGGGCCGACGGGCTACGCCAGCGCGGCATTGACACGGTGCAGTCGCTTATCGACGCCCACGTGGGCGAGCCCTCCGACCTCGCGCGCGCCTGGCGCGCGGGCATCCCCGTGCTCAAGCGCACCGGGGCGCCGAGTAGGGTGCCGCGCGCCGACGTCGAGATCGACATCGACATGGAGGCCTACCTCGACCAGGGCGCCTACCTGTGGGGCGCGTACGACGGCGAGGTCTACCGTGCTTTCGTGACCTGGCAGGAGGTCGGCGGCGCCGCCGAGGAAGCAAACTTCGCCGCCTTCTGGGAATGGCTCATGAGCACGCGGTCGCGCGCCCGCGCGGAAGGGAGGACGTTTGCCGCGTACTGCTACGCCGCCGGTGGGGAAAACTACTGGATGAAGTCCTCCGCGAGGCGCTTCGGCGGCGTCGATGAAGACGAGGTGGCGGCGTTTATCGCCTCGGAGGAGTGGGTCGATGTCTTCGCCTATGTCAGGCGCGAACTCGTGGGCACCGACGGGCTCGGGCTCAAGGTCCTCGGCCCGGTCGTCGGGTACGAGTGGGACGACGACGGCATCGACGGGGAGCGCTCGGTGGCGCTGCGGCGCGCGGCCCGCCTCGGAGATGAGGAGGCGCGCGAGCAGCTGCTGCGCTACAACGAGGGCGATTGCAAAGCAACGCGCGCCGTACGGCAATTCCTTGCCGCCGGCGCGCCGGGCGTGCCCCTCATCGGGGCGTGA
- a CDS encoding DUF6474 family protein, with product MGIIETIRKNRARTKAEIKAAEVRARQLAKNEAKAEQRTAKLLDKAEKRLLKEEKKGLKRKRKHEKQLAEAHLKRIEKSGLTKKKAQNFVGAARVLIPILLPLAYKALTTAQQKRIESSAQGHGLTTQDLSRHSGRGAELKARIEALRETTDKAANSKQSPSLSASFNRDVNVRLDELDQAVRNAERLAPEQQRLAHSSIERELEEVAAEVQQRSAR from the coding sequence ATGGGAATCATTGAGACGATCCGCAAGAACCGCGCGAGGACGAAGGCCGAGATTAAGGCCGCCGAGGTGCGCGCCCGGCAGCTGGCAAAGAATGAAGCGAAGGCCGAGCAGCGCACCGCGAAGCTCCTCGACAAGGCAGAAAAGCGCCTGCTCAAGGAGGAAAAGAAGGGGCTTAAGCGCAAGCGCAAGCACGAAAAGCAGCTCGCGGAGGCCCACCTGAAGCGCATCGAGAAGTCCGGGCTGACGAAGAAGAAGGCCCAAAACTTCGTCGGCGCGGCCCGCGTGCTCATCCCGATCCTCCTCCCGCTGGCCTACAAGGCCCTGACCACCGCGCAGCAAAAGCGCATCGAGTCCAGCGCCCAGGGCCACGGCCTTACCACCCAGGACCTCTCGCGGCACTCCGGCCGCGGCGCGGAGCTCAAGGCGCGCATCGAAGCGCTGCGCGAGACCACCGACAAGGCCGCGAACTCGAAGCAAAGCCCCTCGCTCTCCGCCAGTTTCAACCGCGACGTTAACGTCCGCCTCGATGAGCTCGACCAGGCGGTCCGCAACGCCGAGCGCCTCGCCCCGGAGCAGCAGCGCCTCGCCCACTCCTCCATCGAGCGCGAGCTCGAAGAGGTGGCCGCGGAGGTTCAACAGCGCTCCGCCCGCTAG
- a CDS encoding response regulator, which translates to MIRVLLADDHQIVRLGLRAVLEEAEDILVVGEVATAEAAIATAQAGGIDVILMDLRFGAGAEGARVTSGAEATAQIRATMARPPHVLVVTNYDTDADILGAIEAGAVGYLLKDSAPGELVAAVRSAARGDAALSPVVRTRLESRDRAPRLALTPRELEVLALVAAGASNREIGHDLMLSEATVKSHLVHIYDKLGVRSRTSAVAAAREQGLL; encoded by the coding sequence ATGATCCGCGTGCTGCTGGCGGACGATCACCAGATCGTTCGCCTCGGGCTCCGCGCCGTGCTGGAGGAGGCCGAAGACATCCTGGTCGTTGGCGAGGTGGCGACCGCCGAGGCTGCGATCGCCACCGCGCAGGCCGGGGGGATCGACGTCATCCTCATGGACCTGCGTTTTGGCGCGGGCGCCGAGGGGGCGCGGGTGACCAGCGGCGCGGAGGCCACCGCGCAGATCCGCGCCACGATGGCGAGGCCGCCCCACGTGTTGGTGGTGACAAACTACGACACCGACGCCGATATCCTCGGCGCGATCGAGGCCGGTGCCGTGGGCTACCTGCTGAAGGATTCGGCGCCAGGCGAGCTCGTCGCCGCCGTGCGCTCCGCGGCCCGCGGCGATGCGGCGCTCTCCCCCGTGGTGCGCACCCGGTTGGAGAGCCGCGACCGGGCACCGAGGCTGGCGCTGACCCCGCGGGAGCTCGAGGTGCTCGCGCTCGTCGCCGCGGGCGCGTCGAACCGGGAGATCGGCCACGACCTCATGCTCTCGGAGGCGACGGTGAAGTCCCACCTCGTGCACATCTACGACAAGCTGGGTGTTCGCTCGCGGACCTCGGCGGTGGCGGCGGCACGCGAGCAGGGGTTGCTCTAG
- a CDS encoding sensor histidine kinase, with protein MGTTVAGRTGTGGTGNATGNKALDTGITVLSVSLLVISLAALVRMPLNSALLHIVLVSLFSFLLFYGIVEMPKWGRVGQASWLMCLTGLWIAEMMVTPLAIYWVFILFFVYLRTFNDWRGVVWVALGLAIAVGAQIPTGLTVGGVVGPVLSALVVMATNYAFSTIDRVSKEREALIDELLAARQQLAATEREAGVAQERERLAHEIHDTVAQGLSSIQMLLHAADRDLDATGLSPAELAPVKARMDTARRAAANNLAETRAMIAALTPAPLTEASLLHALERVARDFSQASGIAIEVSSDGAPRVMPMRCEAGVLRIAQGAVSNAVKHSGASKIRVTLTYAPAEVRLDVVDNGRGFDPESLAEAPTGLGHVGLAAMRSRAEELGGELVVESGPGGPTAVSVALPGTLGADDSQVKEAGV; from the coding sequence ATGGGCACCACGGTAGCGGGGCGGACGGGCACGGGGGGAACTGGCAACGCCACCGGTAATAAGGCCCTTGATACGGGCATCACGGTGCTCTCGGTCTCCTTGCTCGTCATTTCGCTGGCCGCGCTCGTGCGGATGCCGCTGAACTCCGCGCTGCTCCACATCGTCTTGGTCAGCCTGTTTTCGTTCTTGCTGTTCTACGGCATTGTGGAGATGCCGAAGTGGGGCAGGGTCGGGCAGGCGAGCTGGCTGATGTGCTTGACCGGGCTGTGGATTGCGGAGATGATGGTTACTCCGCTGGCGATCTATTGGGTCTTCATCCTCTTCTTCGTCTACCTCCGCACGTTTAACGACTGGCGCGGCGTGGTGTGGGTGGCGCTCGGCCTTGCCATCGCGGTGGGCGCGCAGATCCCGACCGGGCTGACGGTGGGCGGGGTGGTTGGCCCGGTGCTCTCCGCGCTGGTGGTCATGGCGACAAACTACGCGTTTAGCACGATCGACCGGGTGAGCAAGGAGCGCGAGGCGCTTATCGACGAACTCTTGGCCGCCCGCCAGCAGCTCGCCGCCACGGAGCGCGAGGCGGGCGTGGCGCAGGAGCGCGAGCGCCTCGCGCACGAGATCCACGACACGGTCGCGCAGGGGCTCTCGAGCATTCAGATGCTGCTTCACGCCGCCGACCGCGACTTAGATGCCACGGGCTTGAGCCCCGCCGAGTTGGCCCCGGTGAAGGCACGGATGGACACCGCGCGCCGGGCGGCGGCCAATAACCTCGCGGAGACGAGGGCGATGATCGCGGCGCTGACCCCTGCGCCGCTGACGGAGGCGTCGCTCTTGCACGCGCTCGAGCGCGTCGCCCGCGATTTTTCCCAGGCCTCCGGCATCGCGATCGAGGTTTCATCGGACGGGGCGCCGCGGGTGATGCCCATGCGGTGCGAGGCCGGGGTGCTGCGCATCGCCCAGGGCGCGGTATCTAACGCGGTGAAGCACTCGGGGGCCTCAAAGATCCGCGTGACGCTGACCTACGCCCCGGCAGAGGTGCGCCTCGACGTGGTGGATAACGGGCGCGGGTTCGACCCCGAGTCGCTGGCGGAGGCGCCGACGGGGCTGGGCCACGTCGGGCTGGCGGCGATGCGCTCGCGTGCCGAGGAGCTCGGCGGCGAGCTTGTGGTGGAGTCGGGCCCCGGCGGGCCGACCGCGGTGTCCGTCGCTCTACCGGGTACGCTCGGCGCAGATGATTCGCAGGTAAAGGAGGCTGGAGTATGA
- a CDS encoding DUF2020 domain-containing protein, producing the protein MRTTLPSGMRPRPTPSRLSTAIIAAAMSAAAATGCSAETDTSGAPAAVPGDAGLGLTELPAAPREENATCPYLDSQWVAEANGQKVTGVAVDDRFETPACEFWSYAEQPQLTVLVRHMASPQEAMAVVDWATPIEHTEPADDPPGWNGGRHGGGAVPGRAGAAYSVAKGPVAVTVFTNQNESVKAQVVAERVIATLGL; encoded by the coding sequence ATGCGCACTACACTACCGAGCGGAATGCGTCCCCGGCCCACACCATCGCGGCTCAGTACAGCCATCATCGCTGCCGCCATGTCAGCGGCCGCGGCCACCGGGTGCTCCGCCGAGACGGACACAAGCGGTGCGCCCGCGGCGGTGCCTGGCGATGCGGGTCTTGGCCTCACCGAGCTGCCCGCCGCGCCGCGGGAAGAGAACGCGACGTGCCCGTACCTGGATTCGCAGTGGGTGGCGGAGGCCAACGGCCAGAAGGTCACCGGCGTGGCGGTCGACGATCGATTCGAAACACCGGCCTGCGAGTTCTGGTCCTACGCGGAGCAACCCCAGCTCACCGTCCTCGTACGGCACATGGCCTCGCCGCAGGAGGCAATGGCCGTCGTCGACTGGGCAACCCCGATCGAACACACCGAGCCGGCCGATGACCCGCCGGGCTGGAACGGCGGACGGCACGGCGGCGGGGCCGTGCCCGGCCGCGCCGGTGCCGCCTATTCCGTGGCCAAGGGACCGGTGGCGGTGACCGTTTTTACCAATCAAAACGAGTCCGTGAAGGCTCAGGTTGTGGCCGAGCGCGTCATCGCTACCCTGGGGCTATGA
- a CDS encoding TIGR00730 family Rossman fold protein — translation MTLPAPIRVAALVIRDDAGRVLCVRKVGSPRFQLPGGKPEGGESAAAAAVRETEEEVRLTLTPDELGYLGVFTAEASNEPGFQVTATVFIRRQSGTNAYVDPVASAEIDEVAWIDPLDPGSRPLAPLLEHEVFPALREREISAIAVFAGANTGSNPANLRLADDLGAALARRGITLVYGGSRLGVMGRVAEATTSAGGRAVGVLTNHLANHELRYEGLYQLEMVETMAQRKQRMAELSCATIALPGGTGTLDELFDQWTTQQLGYHSAPIGLLGVEFWAPFVAMIDHMVAQGFIRPADRASLVLSDDADALIDGLRSWVPPIPRWM, via the coding sequence ATGACACTGCCTGCCCCCATCCGAGTGGCCGCCCTCGTCATCCGCGACGACGCCGGCCGCGTCCTGTGCGTGCGCAAGGTGGGAAGCCCCCGCTTTCAGCTCCCCGGCGGAAAACCGGAAGGAGGCGAATCCGCGGCCGCGGCCGCCGTGCGCGAGACGGAAGAGGAAGTGCGTCTCACTCTCACCCCCGACGAGCTTGGCTACCTCGGCGTATTTACCGCTGAGGCCTCCAACGAACCGGGGTTTCAGGTCACCGCCACCGTCTTTATCCGCAGGCAAAGTGGTACGAACGCCTACGTCGACCCCGTCGCCAGCGCGGAGATCGACGAGGTGGCCTGGATAGACCCACTCGATCCAGGCTCCCGCCCGCTCGCCCCGCTGCTCGAGCACGAGGTCTTTCCCGCACTGCGCGAGCGTGAAATCTCTGCCATCGCGGTTTTCGCCGGGGCGAACACCGGCAGCAACCCGGCAAACCTGCGGTTGGCAGACGACCTCGGTGCAGCCCTCGCCCGGCGCGGGATCACGCTCGTCTACGGCGGCTCCCGCCTCGGCGTGATGGGGCGCGTGGCGGAGGCGACGACTTCGGCCGGCGGCCGCGCGGTCGGAGTGCTGACCAATCACCTGGCCAACCACGAGCTGCGCTACGAGGGCCTCTACCAGCTCGAGATGGTCGAGACCATGGCGCAACGCAAGCAGCGCATGGCCGAGTTGAGCTGCGCCACCATCGCCCTGCCCGGCGGCACCGGCACGCTCGATGAGCTCTTCGACCAGTGGACCACGCAGCAGCTCGGCTATCACAGCGCTCCCATTGGCCTGCTCGGTGTCGAGTTTTGGGCCCCCTTCGTTGCTATGATCGACCACATGGTCGCTCAAGGTTTTATCCGCCCGGCCGACCGCGCCTCGCTCGTGCTTTCCGACGACGCCGACGCGCTGATCGATGGGCTCCGCAGCTGGGTTCCCCCCATCCCGAGGTGGATGTGA